One genomic window of Vibrio mangrovi includes the following:
- a CDS encoding alkaline phosphatase family protein: MSNKVILVVLDGLNHSVARQCLGYLNGLIESQQATLYPITCELPSLSRPLYECLLTGVRPVESGIVHNYINRCSEHESVFSLARQQGRKTAAAAYHWVSELYNRSPYHPVEDRFTDDPALNIQHGLFYHWDHYPDEALFLDGEHLRRRYDPDFLLIHPMNIDDSGHQYGLDSPQYRNTARKADMILSDFLPQWIAAGYQILITSDHGMNNDGSHGGTLAEEREVPLFVIGDRFSHQQSALIAQTDICGVLCELLGLLHDKPSAEGILR; encoded by the coding sequence ATGAGCAATAAAGTTATTCTTGTTGTTCTCGATGGCCTCAATCATTCAGTAGCCCGGCAATGTCTGGGCTACCTGAATGGCCTGATCGAATCTCAGCAAGCAACCTTATATCCGATTACCTGCGAACTGCCGTCACTCTCCCGTCCGTTGTATGAATGCCTGCTGACCGGCGTTCGTCCGGTGGAAAGCGGAATTGTGCATAATTACATCAACCGTTGCTCTGAGCACGAGTCGGTGTTCAGCCTGGCAAGGCAACAAGGCAGAAAAACCGCAGCTGCGGCCTATCACTGGGTCAGTGAACTGTACAACCGTTCGCCTTATCATCCGGTCGAAGACCGTTTTACCGACGACCCGGCACTCAATATTCAACATGGCCTGTTTTATCACTGGGATCATTACCCCGACGAAGCACTGTTTCTGGATGGCGAACATCTGCGCCGCCGTTACGACCCGGATTTTCTGCTGATCCATCCGATGAACATTGACGACAGCGGTCATCAGTACGGTCTCGATTCACCACAATACCGCAATACCGCCCGCAAAGCCGATATGATTTTATCGGACTTCCTGCCGCAGTGGATTGCTGCCGGTTATCAGATCCTGATCACCAGTGACCACGGTATGAACAATGACGGTTCCCACGGCGGCACCCTGGCAGAAGAGCGTGAAGTGCCTCTGTTTGTCATCGGCGACCGCTTCAGTCACCAGCAGTCAGCATTGATCGCCCAGACCGACATCTGTGGTGTGCTGTGTGAGTTACTCGGACTGCTTCACGACAAACCTAGTGCAGAGGGCATACTCCGATGA
- a CDS encoding ABC transporter substrate-binding protein has product MKPICTTQTLLKTASLISLAFTFGAAAKTQSLDELTAAAKSEGQVYSVGMPDSWANWKDTWRDLDSKYHLQHQDTDMSSAQEIAKFAAEKKNATADIGDVGFAFGRIAVQKGVAQPYKPSTWNEIPDWAKDKDGYWALAYTGTIAFMSNNNLVKNPPKTWADLLQGKYKVTVGDVGVASQANNAVLAAAFANGGNESNLKPALKFFGKLAQQGRLSFTDPSLANLEKGEVEVAILWDFNALNYRDKIDRSRFTVSIPQDGSVISGYTTIINKYAKNPNAAKLAREYIFSDQGQINLANGYARPIRTNIELPAETKAKLLDNTQYKNVHPISNFNAWEKSARRLPRQWQENVLIHQQ; this is encoded by the coding sequence ATGAAACCCATTTGCACCACTCAAACCCTGCTTAAAACAGCATCACTTATCTCACTCGCATTTACTTTTGGCGCAGCAGCAAAAACACAATCACTTGACGAACTGACTGCGGCAGCAAAATCAGAAGGACAGGTTTACAGCGTAGGCATGCCCGACAGCTGGGCCAACTGGAAAGATACCTGGCGGGATCTGGACAGCAAATATCATCTTCAGCATCAGGATACGGATATGAGTTCTGCTCAGGAGATTGCTAAATTTGCTGCTGAAAAGAAAAACGCCACCGCAGATATCGGTGATGTCGGCTTTGCCTTTGGCCGGATTGCCGTGCAGAAAGGTGTGGCTCAGCCCTATAAACCATCGACCTGGAATGAAATTCCCGACTGGGCCAAAGATAAAGATGGTTACTGGGCACTGGCTTACACTGGCACCATCGCATTTATGTCCAATAACAATCTGGTAAAAAATCCACCGAAGACATGGGCCGACCTGCTGCAAGGAAAATATAAAGTCACGGTCGGTGATGTTGGTGTCGCATCTCAGGCCAATAATGCGGTGCTGGCCGCGGCATTTGCCAATGGAGGCAATGAGTCCAATCTGAAACCTGCGCTGAAATTCTTCGGCAAACTGGCACAACAAGGCCGCTTGTCTTTCACCGACCCGAGTCTGGCAAACCTTGAAAAAGGCGAAGTTGAAGTCGCGATCCTGTGGGATTTCAACGCGCTGAACTACCGCGATAAAATTGATCGCTCCCGCTTTACTGTCAGCATTCCGCAGGATGGTTCCGTGATTTCCGGCTACACCACCATCATCAATAAATACGCGAAAAACCCGAATGCTGCCAAACTGGCCCGTGAATATATCTTCAGCGATCAGGGACAGATTAATCTGGCAAACGGCTATGCCCGCCCAATCCGGACCAATATTGAATTACCGGCAGAAACCAAAGCCAAACTGCTGGATAACACTCAGTATAAAAACGTTCATCCAATCAGTAACTTCAATGCCTGGGAAAAATCAGCCCGCCGTCTGCCGCGTCAGTGGCAGGAAAATGTCCTCATCCACCAGCAGTAA
- a CDS encoding UTRA domain-containing protein yields the protein MTQLARIKDVIREQIRGGAMGSRQKLPSERELCELFSTTRITVKDSLASLETEGLIYREERRGWFVSPPRIHYNPLSRSHFHQMISEQDRIAETRLIQVQSRMAASEEAKLLTLTEMTPLHIIKRLRFIDGRAVLYVENCLIARWFPDILEENLTQSLTALYQQKYGYVTSRSRFHVISTSATAEVAKALNIAAGQQVLKICRVNYKQDGAVIDCEFEYWRPDAVMITIDSHTEHG from the coding sequence ATGACTCAGTTAGCCAGAATTAAAGATGTCATACGGGAACAAATTCGCGGTGGGGCAATGGGCAGTCGTCAGAAGTTGCCTTCGGAGCGGGAGTTGTGCGAGCTGTTTTCGACCACACGAATTACGGTGAAAGATTCTCTGGCATCACTGGAAACCGAAGGTTTGATTTACCGGGAAGAACGCCGGGGCTGGTTTGTTTCGCCACCGAGAATTCACTATAACCCGCTGTCGCGCAGTCACTTTCATCAGATGATCAGTGAACAGGACCGGATTGCCGAAACCCGTTTGATTCAGGTCCAGAGCCGGATGGCTGCCAGTGAAGAAGCGAAGTTGCTGACTCTGACAGAAATGACGCCGCTGCATATCATTAAAAGACTGCGTTTCATTGATGGGCGGGCGGTGCTGTATGTTGAGAACTGCCTGATTGCCCGGTGGTTTCCCGATATTCTCGAAGAAAATCTGACCCAGTCGCTGACTGCGCTGTATCAGCAGAAGTATGGTTATGTCACCAGCCGTTCCCGTTTCCATGTGATTTCAACTTCTGCTACTGCGGAGGTGGCAAAAGCGCTGAATATTGCAGCAGGTCAGCAGGTGCTGAAGATCTGCCGGGTCAACTATAAACAGGATGGAGCAGTGATCGATTGTGAATTCGAATACTGGCGTCCGGATGCGGTGATGATTACCATCGATAGTCATACGGAGCATGGCTGA
- the nirB gene encoding nitrite reductase large subunit NirB, which translates to MSKSKLVVIGNGMVGHRYLADFVEKADLSQWEITVFCEEPRVAYDRVHLSSYFSHHTADELSLVSEGFYEKHGIQVLVGERAINVNREHRIVYSASGREVRYDTLILATGAYPFVPPIQGNEGKDCFVYRTIEDLKAIEAAARKSQRGAVIGGGLLGLEAAGALKALGLETHVIEFAPVLMAEQLDQQGGAQLRRKIEQMGVQVHTGKNTLEIAPQGEQARNTMQFADGSALEVDLVVFSAGIRPQDKLARQMKLDIAPRGGIVINDFCQTSDEYIYAIGECASWNNAFFGLVAPGYKMATVAVDHLLGGSAQFEGADMSAKLKLLGVKVGSIGDANGRTPGCKSYVYQNDAQDVYKKIVVSEDGKQLLGAVLVGDTSDYGDLLQLKLNEIELPENPDSLILPSHAGAKKPALGADALPETAVICSCFDVTKGKIAQAVADGHHTFAAVKAATGAGTGCGGCIPLVTSVLNAELAKSGIEVKNDLCAHFAYSRQELFHLIRIEGIKTFDELLEKHGHGYGCEVCKPAVGSILASCWGEHILKPELVKLHDTNDNFLGNMQKDGTYSVIPRMAGGEVTPQALAALAAIAEEYHLYTKVTGAQRIGLLGAQKDDLPAIWQKLISAGFETGQAYAKALRMAKTCVGSTWCRYGVQDSVGLGVAIENRYKGIRTPHKMKFGVSGCTRECAEAQGKDLGIIATDAGWNLYVCGNGGMKPRHADLLASDLDRETLIQYIDRFMMFYIRTAAPLQRTSVWLGNMEGGIDYLRDVIVSDKLGINDQLEADVARLIAEYQCEWQATLEEPTQLRRFAHFINSDLRDDNVVFVPERAQHRPATVEEKYPGQSRGDILHVTLEEEA; encoded by the coding sequence ATGAGCAAATCAAAGCTGGTGGTGATCGGCAATGGCATGGTCGGACACCGATATCTGGCTGACTTCGTTGAAAAAGCAGATCTTTCCCAATGGGAAATTACCGTCTTCTGTGAAGAACCTCGGGTCGCTTATGATCGGGTTCATCTCTCTTCTTATTTCTCTCATCATACGGCGGATGAGCTGTCTCTGGTCAGTGAAGGATTCTATGAAAAACACGGGATTCAGGTGTTGGTCGGAGAGCGGGCGATCAATGTGAATCGCGAGCACCGGATTGTTTATTCTGCGAGCGGACGTGAAGTCCGGTACGACACCTTAATTCTGGCAACCGGTGCTTATCCGTTTGTGCCACCGATTCAGGGCAATGAAGGTAAAGACTGTTTTGTCTACCGAACTATTGAAGATCTGAAAGCGATTGAAGCTGCGGCGAGAAAAAGTCAGCGCGGTGCGGTGATTGGTGGTGGTCTGCTCGGGCTGGAAGCTGCCGGGGCACTGAAAGCCTTGGGGCTGGAAACACATGTGATTGAATTTGCTCCGGTACTGATGGCAGAACAGCTGGACCAGCAGGGCGGGGCGCAGTTACGCCGGAAAATCGAACAGATGGGCGTTCAGGTTCACACCGGAAAGAATACGCTGGAAATTGCGCCGCAGGGTGAACAGGCAAGAAATACCATGCAGTTTGCCGACGGAAGTGCGCTGGAAGTCGATCTGGTGGTGTTCTCGGCCGGAATTCGTCCTCAGGACAAACTGGCCCGTCAGATGAAGCTGGATATTGCGCCACGCGGCGGGATTGTTATCAATGATTTCTGTCAGACTTCTGATGAGTATATCTATGCGATTGGCGAGTGTGCGTCGTGGAATAACGCTTTCTTCGGACTGGTTGCACCGGGTTATAAGATGGCGACGGTTGCTGTCGACCATCTGTTAGGCGGTTCTGCGCAGTTTGAAGGGGCCGATATGAGTGCCAAACTCAAACTGTTGGGCGTGAAAGTCGGTTCAATCGGTGATGCGAATGGCAGAACTCCGGGATGTAAGAGCTACGTTTATCAGAACGATGCGCAGGACGTGTATAAAAAGATTGTGGTCTCCGAAGATGGTAAGCAGCTCTTAGGTGCGGTGCTGGTCGGTGATACTTCCGATTATGGCGACCTGTTGCAACTGAAACTTAATGAGATAGAACTGCCGGAAAATCCCGATTCATTGATTCTTCCTTCACATGCCGGTGCAAAGAAACCGGCTTTGGGTGCGGATGCACTGCCGGAAACTGCGGTGATCTGTTCCTGTTTTGATGTCACTAAAGGCAAGATTGCTCAGGCTGTTGCCGACGGACATCATACGTTTGCTGCTGTGAAAGCCGCGACGGGTGCCGGAACAGGCTGTGGCGGGTGTATTCCGCTGGTGACATCGGTGCTGAATGCCGAGCTGGCAAAATCGGGTATCGAAGTGAAAAACGATCTGTGTGCACACTTTGCCTATTCCCGTCAGGAGCTGTTTCATCTCATTCGTATCGAAGGGATTAAAACTTTTGATGAACTGCTGGAAAAACATGGTCACGGCTACGGCTGTGAAGTTTGTAAACCGGCGGTTGGTTCGATTCTGGCTTCCTGCTGGGGAGAACATATTCTCAAACCTGAGCTGGTCAAACTGCATGATACCAACGATAACTTCCTCGGAAATATGCAAAAAGACGGCACTTATTCGGTGATTCCGCGTATGGCCGGTGGTGAAGTGACGCCTCAGGCGCTGGCGGCTCTGGCTGCTATTGCCGAAGAATATCATCTTTATACCAAAGTCACCGGTGCTCAGCGGATTGGCCTGCTCGGTGCGCAGAAAGATGATTTACCGGCGATCTGGCAGAAACTGATCAGCGCCGGATTCGAAACCGGTCAGGCCTATGCCAAAGCCCTGCGCATGGCAAAAACCTGTGTCGGTTCGACCTGGTGTCGTTACGGTGTACAGGATTCGGTTGGTCTGGGTGTGGCGATTGAGAATCGCTATAAAGGCATCCGGACGCCACATAAGATGAAATTCGGGGTTTCCGGCTGTACCCGTGAATGTGCCGAAGCGCAGGGAAAAGATCTCGGAATTATTGCCACTGATGCCGGATGGAATTTGTATGTGTGCGGGAATGGCGGGATGAAACCCCGCCATGCTGACCTGCTGGCAAGCGATCTGGATCGGGAAACTCTGATTCAGTACATCGACCGTTTCATGATGTTTTATATCCGGACGGCAGCGCCACTTCAGCGCACTTCGGTGTGGCTGGGAAATATGGAAGGGGGAATCGATTATCTGCGTGATGTGATTGTCAGTGACAAACTGGGAATTAATGACCAGCTTGAAGCCGATGTTGCCCGGCTGATTGCTGAATATCAGTGCGAGTGGCAGGCCACTCTGGAAGAACCGACTCAGCTCAGACGTTTTGCTCATTTTATCAATTCAGACCTGCGGGATGACAATGTAGTGTTTGTTCCGGAACGGGCCCAACACCGTCCGGCGACGGTTGAAGAAAAATATCCCGGTCAGAGCCGGGGCGATATTCTGCATGTCACACTGGAGGAAGAAGCATGA
- the nirD gene encoding nitrite reductase small subunit NirD, translating to MSSETIHHFAATGHFENICQIEDITPGTGVCALVGGEQVAVFRPDASEQVFAIHNMDPFARSNVLSRGLICEHQGEYWVASPLKKQRFQLKTGLCMEDERFSIRTFAARVTNGYVEVSSGEKE from the coding sequence ATGAGTTCAGAGACGATTCATCATTTTGCCGCGACCGGTCATTTTGAAAATATCTGTCAGATCGAAGACATCACTCCCGGAACCGGTGTATGTGCGCTGGTCGGCGGAGAGCAGGTCGCGGTTTTCCGCCCGGATGCCTCGGAGCAGGTATTTGCCATCCATAACATGGATCCGTTTGCCCGCTCGAATGTGCTTTCCCGTGGATTGATCTGCGAACATCAGGGTGAATATTGGGTTGCCAGCCCACTGAAAAAGCAGCGTTTTCAGCTTAAAACCGGTTTATGTATGGAAGATGAACGCTTCAGTATCCGGACTTTTGCCGCCAGAGTCACCAACGGTTATGTGGAAGTTTCTTCAGGAGAGAAGGAATAG
- the nirC gene encoding nitrite transporter NirC, translating into MFTTPIQKCGDNALRIKQLLKENPLGFWISSAMAGAYVGLGIILIFTLGNLVDPSIRPLVMGATFGVALTLVIVAGSELYTGHTMFLALGAKTGQISWADNLKILPQTWLGNLLGSVLVAALYLYAGGGKLLPDASSLIHKVALAKTMAPASVLFFKGVLCNWLVCLAIWMCQRETGTARFIAIWWCLLAFIASGYEHSIANMTIFALSWFGNAADGYTMTGIGHNLLWVSLGNAVSGAVFMGLGYWYATPAAQRPVVDSQMSYRQAQTKAG; encoded by the coding sequence ATGTTTACAACGCCAATTCAGAAATGCGGCGATAATGCGCTGCGGATCAAGCAATTGCTTAAGGAGAACCCACTCGGATTCTGGATCAGTTCCGCAATGGCCGGTGCTTATGTCGGGCTCGGGATTATTCTGATTTTCACGCTGGGAAATCTGGTTGACCCGTCGATTCGTCCATTGGTGATGGGAGCAACCTTCGGTGTTGCCCTGACACTGGTGATTGTCGCCGGATCGGAGCTGTATACCGGTCATACGATGTTTTTGGCGCTGGGTGCCAAAACCGGTCAGATTTCATGGGCTGATAATCTGAAAATTCTGCCACAAACCTGGCTGGGAAATCTGCTGGGCTCTGTTCTGGTGGCGGCACTTTATCTGTACGCCGGTGGTGGGAAATTACTGCCGGATGCATCGAGTCTGATTCATAAAGTAGCACTGGCAAAAACCATGGCTCCGGCATCGGTGCTGTTTTTTAAAGGTGTTCTGTGTAACTGGCTGGTTTGTCTGGCAATCTGGATGTGTCAGCGGGAAACCGGTACGGCACGTTTCATTGCCATCTGGTGGTGTTTACTGGCCTTTATTGCATCGGGTTATGAGCACTCGATTGCCAATATGACAATTTTTGCACTGTCCTGGTTTGGCAATGCAGCAGACGGTTACACCATGACCGGAATCGGGCATAACCTGTTGTGGGTTTCATTAGGAAATGCTGTCTCAGGTGCAGTGTTTATGGGACTGGGATACTGGTATGCAACACCGGCTGCACAACGTCCGGTTGTCGATAGTCAAATGAGCTATCGGCAGGCTCAGACTAAAGCCGGATAA
- a CDS encoding VOC family protein, which translates to MEPRISIITLGVKNLETSYNFYSSLGFTSPQKPADGIIFFKTGGVCLALYPLDELASDVSPDFSPQCSGFSGVTLAHNTRSKEEVDEVLALAVSVGAKLEKPAQDVFWGGYSGYFSDPDGYLWEVAYGDCWDFNEDGSLVIQ; encoded by the coding sequence GTGGAACCAAGGATTAGTATTATCACACTCGGTGTGAAAAATTTAGAAACTTCATATAATTTTTATTCTTCACTCGGCTTTACTTCGCCGCAAAAACCGGCTGATGGAATTATCTTTTTTAAGACGGGTGGTGTCTGTCTTGCACTTTATCCGTTAGATGAGCTGGCAAGTGATGTCTCTCCGGACTTCTCGCCACAATGTTCCGGATTCTCAGGTGTAACACTGGCGCACAACACACGTTCAAAAGAGGAAGTTGATGAAGTGTTGGCACTGGCAGTCAGTGTGGGGGCAAAACTGGAAAAACCGGCGCAGGATGTTTTCTGGGGAGGTTACAGCGGATACTTTTCTGATCCTGACGGTTACCTGTGGGAAGTTGCCTACGGTGACTGCTGGGATTTTAACGAAGATGGAAGTCTGGTGATTCAGTAA
- a CDS encoding sugar phosphate isomerase/epimerase family protein, translating to MKIFNKFIKLFLLSCGIMSAFAVSANELHHKDSQRIALQMYTLRNVGTLEEQLAMASRAGYHAIELVGDHGVQAAEMNRLLAKYNIKAISDHVQLAALRNDLKNVIKFNKAISNKIIVMPWLGTEERPQSAEAWREMGRELDKIGDKLRRHGLTLAYHNHNFEMKKYDGRLALEWMLDATSPANLKIEADVAWVFRGGQDPAELIRSLAGRVIAIHVKDNTAIGERNDEGNFTAIGAGDGLLAWDEILPEAQKIRVKWYIVEHDLPKDPETTISTANKYLKEYFRYR from the coding sequence ATGAAAATATTTAATAAATTTATAAAATTATTCTTGCTGTCCTGCGGCATCATGAGTGCTTTCGCTGTCAGTGCCAACGAACTGCACCATAAGGATTCACAGCGAATTGCACTGCAGATGTATACCCTGAGAAACGTCGGTACACTGGAAGAACAACTGGCTATGGCTTCCCGGGCTGGTTATCACGCCATTGAACTGGTTGGAGACCACGGTGTTCAGGCTGCAGAAATGAATCGTCTGCTGGCGAAATATAATATTAAAGCGATCTCTGACCATGTTCAGCTGGCTGCATTACGCAATGACCTGAAAAATGTCATCAAATTCAATAAAGCCATCAGCAACAAAATTATTGTGATGCCGTGGCTGGGTACCGAGGAACGCCCTCAGTCTGCTGAAGCATGGCGCGAAATGGGAAGAGAGCTGGACAAGATCGGTGACAAACTACGTCGTCACGGTCTGACCCTTGCTTACCACAATCATAATTTCGAAATGAAAAAATATGATGGCAGACTAGCTCTGGAATGGATGCTTGATGCAACTTCTCCGGCAAACCTGAAAATAGAAGCTGATGTTGCATGGGTATTCCGGGGCGGACAAGATCCGGCTGAACTAATCCGTAGTCTGGCCGGGCGGGTCATCGCGATTCATGTGAAAGACAATACCGCTATCGGCGAACGGAATGATGAAGGCAACTTTACTGCCATCGGCGCGGGTGACGGTTTGCTTGCATGGGACGAAATTCTGCCGGAAGCCCAGAAAATCCGGGTGAAATGGTACATCGTTGAACACGACTTACCGAAAGATCCAGAAACTACAATTTCTACAGCAAACAAATATCTGAAAGAGTACTTTCGTTACCGATAA
- a CDS encoding sugar phosphate isomerase/epimerase family protein yields MSHMKGPAIFLAQFISDEAPFNTLRGIAEWAAQKGYKAVQMPTLNPEIFDLERAAEDQSYCENILAVLQDYGLELSELSTHIQGQLVAVHPAYDPLMDQFVPESLRNNGPARTVWATEQLKLAAKASANLGLTAHATFSGALMWPYVYPWPQRSDHLIEDGFAELARRWLPILDTFDHYGVDVCFELHPGEDLFDGTTFERFLAAVDHHPRANILYDPSHMLLQAMDYLGFIDKYHDRIKAFHVKDAEFRPNASQGVYCGYADWTNRAGRFRSLGDGQIDFTQIFSKLTQYDFSGWAVLEWECCLKDSEQGAQEGAEFITRHMITKTSKVFDDFASGEKDPHINRILLGVDDLS; encoded by the coding sequence ATGAGTCACATGAAAGGTCCGGCTATTTTTCTTGCTCAGTTTATTTCCGATGAGGCACCTTTTAATACATTAAGAGGCATTGCGGAATGGGCAGCGCAAAAAGGCTATAAAGCTGTACAAATGCCGACACTCAATCCGGAGATTTTCGATTTAGAACGGGCAGCAGAAGATCAAAGCTACTGTGAGAATATCCTTGCAGTCCTGCAAGATTATGGTCTGGAACTGAGCGAACTCTCTACCCATATTCAGGGGCAGTTGGTCGCAGTACATCCCGCTTATGACCCACTCATGGATCAGTTTGTGCCGGAATCGCTGCGTAACAACGGTCCGGCACGTACGGTATGGGCAACTGAACAGTTAAAACTGGCTGCCAAAGCATCAGCAAACCTTGGGTTAACCGCTCATGCAACCTTTTCCGGTGCGCTGATGTGGCCTTACGTTTATCCGTGGCCGCAACGCTCAGATCATCTGATTGAAGATGGATTTGCTGAACTGGCACGTCGTTGGCTGCCGATCCTCGATACCTTTGACCATTATGGTGTCGATGTCTGTTTCGAACTTCATCCGGGAGAAGATCTGTTTGATGGTACGACTTTCGAGCGTTTCCTCGCAGCAGTCGATCACCATCCACGGGCAAATATTCTGTACGACCCTAGCCACATGCTACTTCAGGCAATGGATTATCTGGGGTTTATCGACAAATATCACGACCGGATTAAAGCCTTCCATGTCAAAGATGCAGAGTTTCGTCCGAATGCATCACAAGGGGTGTACTGCGGTTATGCAGACTGGACCAACAGAGCCGGTCGCTTTCGATCTCTCGGAGACGGACAAATCGACTTTACACAAATTTTCAGCAAACTGACTCAGTATGACTTTTCCGGTTGGGCAGTCCTGGAATGGGAATGTTGTCTGAAAGATTCAGAACAAGGCGCACAGGAAGGAGCAGAATTTATCACACGACACATGATTACCAAAACCAGTAAAGTTTTTGACGACTTTGCCTCTGGAGAGAAAGACCCTCACATTAACCGAATACTATTAGGGGTTGATGATCTTTCGTGA
- a CDS encoding MFS transporter, producing MKNNTSIMSRLRTMMFMQFFVWGAWYTSIAVYMSEVGMGDLTHWPYTVNPIAAVIAPFFIGLIADKYFATQKVLGLLHIAGAVFLFLAPSTIENPTVFIIILLIYNLCYMPTLGLSNSIAFRNIDDQEKQFPSIRVFGTIGWIVAGLFISFVLGGALGITAEKTALPLYTAAVASALLGLYSFTLPDTQPESSGKQISFKEISGLSVVKDLASPAFFVFMLASFLICIPLAAYYNFTQLFLSAMNVENIAGIQTLGQFSEIIFMLLMPLFFRHLGVKWMLVVGMFAWVLRYALFAISAPDSVMWMIMLGIALHGICYDFFFVTGQIYIDKQCTDKNRGQAQGLLVLVTYGIGMLVGAQVAGMIYNRFLDGQAALTTDNWASFWWLPASFAAGIALLFILAFKEKNTKNASQAEAL from the coding sequence ATGAAAAATAATACATCTATTATGTCCAGACTTCGTACCATGATGTTTATGCAGTTTTTCGTTTGGGGTGCCTGGTACACTTCAATCGCTGTATATATGTCTGAAGTCGGCATGGGCGATCTGACCCACTGGCCATATACCGTAAACCCAATCGCTGCCGTCATTGCTCCGTTTTTTATCGGTTTGATTGCAGACAAGTACTTCGCTACGCAAAAAGTACTGGGACTCTTACATATTGCCGGAGCAGTCTTTCTGTTTCTGGCCCCGTCGACAATAGAAAATCCCACGGTTTTCATCATCATACTGCTGATTTATAACCTGTGTTACATGCCGACTCTGGGGCTGTCCAACTCGATAGCTTTCCGTAATATCGATGATCAGGAGAAACAATTCCCTTCGATCCGGGTATTCGGCACAATCGGCTGGATTGTCGCAGGTCTGTTTATCAGTTTTGTGCTGGGCGGAGCACTCGGTATTACTGCTGAAAAAACAGCCCTTCCTTTATATACGGCAGCCGTTGCCAGTGCTCTGCTGGGGCTGTACAGCTTTACCCTGCCGGATACGCAACCCGAATCATCAGGCAAACAGATTTCGTTTAAGGAAATTTCTGGCCTGAGTGTCGTGAAAGATCTGGCAAGTCCGGCATTCTTTGTCTTCATGCTGGCATCATTCCTTATCTGTATTCCACTGGCAGCCTACTACAACTTTACCCAACTTTTCCTGAGTGCCATGAATGTTGAAAATATCGCCGGAATCCAGACTCTCGGTCAGTTTTCCGAAATCATCTTTATGCTGCTCATGCCACTCTTCTTCCGTCATCTGGGTGTGAAGTGGATGCTGGTTGTCGGCATGTTCGCCTGGGTACTGCGTTATGCACTATTTGCTATCAGTGCACCGGATTCTGTGATGTGGATGATTATGCTTGGTATCGCGCTACACGGTATCTGTTATGACTTCTTCTTTGTTACCGGTCAGATCTATATCGACAAACAGTGTACCGATAAAAACCGCGGGCAGGCTCAGGGACTTCTGGTTCTGGTCACTTACGGTATCGGTATGTTGGTAGGCGCACAGGTTGCCGGAATGATCTATAACCGCTTCCTTGACGGACAAGCAGCACTGACCACCGACAACTGGGCAAGCTTCTGGTGGTTACCAGCATCTTTTGCTGCCGGTATCGCACTACTGTTTATTCTGGCATTCAAGGAAAAAAACACTAAAAACGCCAGTCAGGCGGAAGCATTGTAA